A genomic region of Streptomyces sp. R33 contains the following coding sequences:
- a CDS encoding esterase family protein, with amino-acid sequence MSYSPDGQHQPYRSEGQYQQQPYGTSYAQPYEPQQHHEPPYGPPQPPYGGYEEPEDDRRRPRRGRRWLIAGVSVLALAGIAAGVMYHFEIPPFTDKGKDISFGQPAAGGGQAGGADGSAKQAANSKALMPTGPKAEFKNSMTLADGTHVAVTTLDGKKSGFKGKVWVWAPKEYNDPKFAKSGFPVMIALPGGAGYPSNYWMGTDLGLQTSISKWYAEGKSKPFILAMPVLNPGPDDKGIYWDGSDIPDQPKMGTWLTEDVPDLMKANFRTVKSRDGWAYMGSSTGGFASLKAVLKHPDKFKAAICSGPDIVPDSSLWKGHEKEKAENNPELLAKAMIDKKGAPDVYLAFQVGDNENNKKTLPDVQKFVATYGKGPIHTSLRVIPGGQHNAKTYVPNMGEGPIQFISKVMEGPVE; translated from the coding sequence ATGTCGTACTCACCCGACGGACAGCACCAGCCGTACCGGTCGGAAGGGCAGTACCAGCAGCAGCCCTACGGCACTTCGTACGCGCAGCCGTACGAACCCCAACAGCACCACGAGCCCCCGTACGGGCCACCGCAGCCGCCGTACGGCGGGTACGAGGAGCCCGAGGACGACCGGCGCCGGCCGCGCCGGGGCAGGCGCTGGCTGATCGCGGGTGTCTCCGTCCTCGCGCTCGCCGGCATAGCCGCCGGGGTGATGTACCACTTCGAGATACCCCCCTTCACCGACAAGGGCAAGGACATCTCCTTCGGCCAGCCGGCCGCGGGCGGTGGCCAGGCGGGCGGCGCCGACGGCTCCGCGAAGCAGGCGGCCAACTCCAAGGCCCTGATGCCCACCGGCCCGAAGGCCGAGTTCAAGAACTCGATGACCCTGGCCGACGGCACGCACGTGGCCGTCACCACGCTGGACGGCAAGAAGTCCGGCTTCAAGGGCAAGGTGTGGGTCTGGGCGCCCAAGGAGTACAACGACCCGAAGTTCGCCAAGAGCGGCTTCCCGGTCATGATCGCCCTGCCCGGCGGCGCCGGCTACCCGAGCAACTACTGGATGGGCACCGACCTGGGGCTCCAGACCAGCATCAGCAAGTGGTACGCCGAGGGCAAGAGCAAGCCGTTCATCCTCGCCATGCCGGTGCTGAACCCGGGCCCGGACGACAAGGGCATCTACTGGGACGGCTCCGACATCCCCGACCAGCCCAAGATGGGCACCTGGCTGACCGAGGACGTCCCGGACCTGATGAAGGCGAACTTCCGCACCGTCAAGTCCCGTGACGGCTGGGCCTACATGGGCTCCTCCACCGGCGGCTTCGCGAGCCTGAAGGCGGTGCTCAAGCACCCGGACAAGTTCAAGGCCGCGATCTGCTCCGGCCCGGACATCGTCCCCGACTCCTCGCTGTGGAAGGGCCACGAGAAGGAGAAGGCCGAGAACAACCCGGAGTTGCTGGCGAAGGCCATGATCGACAAGAAGGGCGCTCCGGACGTCTACCTCGCCTTCCAGGTCGGCGACAACGAGAACAACAAGAAGACGCTGCCCGATGTGCAGAAGTTCGTCGCGACGTACGGCAAGGGGCCGATCCACACCAGCCTGAGGGTCATCCCCGGCGGCCAGCACAACGCCAAGACCTACGTGCCGAACATGGGCGAGGGCCCGATCCAGTTCATCAGCAAGGTCATGGAAGGACCGGTGGAGTAA